A DNA window from Arachis duranensis cultivar V14167 chromosome 3, aradu.V14167.gnm2.J7QH, whole genome shotgun sequence contains the following coding sequences:
- the LOC107476530 gene encoding uncharacterized protein LOC107476530, translating to MHTSVEGIKRQLPSWMVKKVGTNHVSNSDNVGETTCSVDKGDVATENGGNRKTQKEKENAEIDHNRGASKRKSNLNAKGEAKRKRKSSQGDGSSGSTIQKKNNKGNGPMDQARKSSRKKCRNLEDHRRDSTDVIPGQASDDENDLELTVDDLMTIAEQYVKEHEYKKRQEKSNRQGESKSQIPTNSEPGTALDSCCKNTKTTSSSRETLCGSTRPGKLITTSTFQQANPAKEFLEMYFGFKPLEKEEEKQSVVHNLEFTYECTRQSQDDHVGEEVVPLTKKRSTLKDKVAMFLD from the exons ATGCATACTTCTGTTGAGGGAATTAAACGTCAGTTACCGTCATGGATGGTGAAGAAGGTTGGTACCAATCATGTGAGTAACTCTGACAATGTTGGTGAAACTACTTGTTCTGTGGACAAAGGGGACGTAGCTACAGAGAATGGCGGAAATCGTAAAActcaaaaggaaaaggaaaatgcAGAGATAGATCACAACAGGGGAGCTTCAAAGAGGAAATCAAACTTAAATGCAAAGGGTGAAgctaagagaaaaagaaaatcaagccAAGGTGATGGAAGCAGCGGTAGTACCATTCAAAAGAAGAACAATAAAGGCAATGGACCAATGGATCAAGCTCGTAAGTCGTCTAGAAAGAAATGCCGAAATTTAGAGGATCATAGACGTGATAGTACTGATGTAATTCCAGGTCAAGCATCTGATGATGAAAATGATCTGGAGTTGACGGTGGATGATTTAATGACCATAGCAGAAcag TATGTCAAAGAACATGAATACAAGAAGAGgcaagaaaaatccaatagaCAGGGTGAATCAAAATCTCAAATTCCAACTAATAGTGAACCAGGCACTGCTCTTGATTCCTGTTGCAAGAACACAAAAACAACTAGTTCTTCAAGGGAAACTCTCTGTGGTTCCACTCGACCTGGTAAATTAATTACTACAAGCACTTTTCAACAAGCTAATCCTGCTAAAGAATTTCTGGAGATGTACTTTGGTTTCAAACCCCTCGAGAAGGAGGAAGAAAAGCAATCTGTTGTACATAACTTAGAATTTACCTATGAGTGCACTAGACAAAGTCAAGATGATCATGTTGGAGAAGAAGTTGTCCCCTTGACTAAGAAAAGAAGCACTTTGAAAGACAAGGTTGCAATGTTTCTTGACTAA